From the genome of Vicia villosa cultivar HV-30 ecotype Madison, WI linkage group LG2, Vvil1.0, whole genome shotgun sequence, one region includes:
- the LOC131650662 gene encoding probable pectinesterase 53 has translation MVSKIYFLLVLLLLSSFHFTFESNILESNLKKRNILVNKGNLNVFEQQGLDLKLREAESKKIQITINKDGNSNFTTIAEALSSIQPQNTRRVILYIGPGVYREKIIIPGTLPFITFVGDAKDLTTITWNDSNSTIGSDGRPLGTFNTATVAVNADYFIAINMAFENTASYSASKIEQAVALRISGNKAAFYNCSFFGVQDTLYDHKGLHYFKNCFIQGSVDFIFGFGRSLYEECTLNSIAKNIGYITAQKRSSSSLDTGFSFIKGFVKGSGQVYLGRPWGEYSRVIYSYTNMKEIVLPKGWEDTMNGTHYSNTVYYGEYKCSGPGSNFLGRAPWARNLTDEEVQPFIGIHFVEGETWLINPN, from the exons ATGGTTTCAAAAATTTATTTCCTTCTCGTTTTACTGTTGCTTTCATCTTTTCACTTCACTTTTGAATCAAATATTCTCGAgtctaatttaaaaaaaagaaacattTTAGTAAACAAAGGAAATTTGAATGTCTTTGAACAACAAGGTCTTGATTTAAAGTTAAGGGAAGCGGAgagtaaaaaaattcaaataactaTTAACAAAGATGGTAACTCTAATTTCACAACCATTGCCGAAGCTCTTAGTAGCATCCAACCACAAAATACTAGGAGAGTTATTTTGTATATTGGGCCTGGTGTTTATAG agagaaaattataatTCCCGGAACATTGCCTTTCATAACTTTTGTTGGGGACGCAAAAGATCTAACGACTATCACCTGGAACGATTCAAATTCTACCATTGGAAGTGATGGCCGTCCGTTAGGGACGTTCAATACTGCAACTGTTGCTGTGAATGCCGACTATTTTATAGCAATTAACATGGCATTTGAG AACACTGCTTCATATTCTGCATCCAAGATAGAACAGGCGGTTGCACTTCGTATTTCTGGTAACAAAGCCGCTTTCTATAATTGCTCATTCTTTGGAGTTCAAGACACTCTATATGATCATAAGGGTCttcactatttcaaaaattgttttataCAAGGCTCTGTTGATTTCATCTTCGGTTTTGGAAGGTCCTTATACGAG GAATGCACTCTAAACTCAATAGCCAAAAACATAGGCTACATCACAGCACAAAAGCGATCAAGTTCATCATTGGATACtggtttttcttttattaaagGTTTTGTAAAAGGTAGTGGACAAGTTTATCTTGGAAGACCATGGGGAGAATATTCAAGAGTCATTTATTCTTACACCAATATGAAAGAGATTGTTCTTCCTAAAGGATGGGAAGATACTATGAATGGAACACACTACTC CAATACAGTATATTATGGAGAGTACAAGTGTAGCGGACCTGGATCAAACTTTTTAGGAAGAGCTCCATGGGCACGAAATTTAACTGATGAAGAGGTTCAACCATTTATTGGGATTCATTTTGTTGAAGGAGAAACTTGGCTCATCAATCCTAATTAA